From Paenibacillus sp. GP183, one genomic window encodes:
- a CDS encoding histidine kinase, producing the protein MILDSFKRKTPEEILASISNLHRGRLKIYLGAVTGSGKTYHMLREGQLLKQQGIDVVICAVTTLQRPETIEQLGNLEKIPSIHWFKDGIEQKDLNLDMLIERNPEVVLVDGLAHRNRAGAQFATRLEDIKYLLSKDISVITTVNVYELAGAKEMAKKLTGIEVTETVPSDTLELADEVRLIDVTPETILSRMAEGNLKVNQDKSVFKRGNLGVLRELALRLVAEGVNDSLDKHREEMGMVGPSGATERILVSVQYHWNGSLYVRRGDQVAKRLNGDLLVVCFHDAKRAMSKEKTTFKRSIVKLVDKVGGEFEELPIVSRRSIPKILVAYATEKNVTRIVLGHSKHTRWEEFWKGSIVNDILRRTKNIDVFLMADRAEHEGERILPAKMTSPINETEMFRRLSNQEVKERIGEIKRGKFKVYIGAAPGVGKTYTMLREGNDLKKKCIQVCIGLLEAHGRKETLAQVNDLEIIPRQSIHYQGLVLEELDTEAIIRRAPDVVLIDELAHTNVPGSKNKKRYEDVLEILEAGINVITTVNVQHLESLNDAVHQITGIKVRETVPDDILRLADEVQLIDVSPQALQQRMKEGKVYDMQKVDQALSNFFKTGNLIALRELALREIADDVDERLESLERKSSLRGPWRKKEVIFVCVNDTPHAERLIRRGFRIAYRLKAAWYVNFVQTDPRENHDLNKRLEVLKKLTVRLGGKFEIHFSEGTNQIPQVLAAKAEEAGASQIIVGQSKQFFWEELWKGSVVIRLLRLVRHMDVLVVADYDPNMNI; encoded by the coding sequence ATGATATTGGACAGCTTTAAGAGAAAAACGCCTGAAGAAATCCTGGCATCGATCTCTAATCTCCACCGGGGCAGGTTGAAAATCTACCTTGGAGCCGTTACGGGTTCTGGAAAGACCTATCACATGCTCAGAGAGGGCCAGTTATTAAAACAGCAGGGCATCGATGTTGTGATTTGTGCGGTGACTACTCTTCAAAGACCTGAGACCATAGAACAGCTGGGAAACTTGGAAAAAATTCCCAGTATTCATTGGTTTAAAGATGGGATCGAACAAAAGGATTTGAATCTGGATATGCTCATCGAACGCAATCCGGAAGTGGTTTTGGTGGATGGGCTGGCTCATCGAAATAGAGCGGGGGCTCAATTTGCCACAAGATTGGAAGACATTAAATATTTACTCAGCAAAGATATAAGCGTGATAACAACGGTTAACGTCTATGAATTGGCAGGCGCTAAAGAGATGGCCAAGAAGCTGACGGGAATTGAAGTTACGGAAACGGTCCCTTCCGATACCTTGGAGCTTGCGGATGAGGTCAGACTCATTGATGTAACACCGGAAACCATCCTGAGCCGCATGGCCGAAGGGAATCTGAAGGTGAATCAGGATAAATCCGTATTCAAGCGCGGCAACCTCGGTGTATTAAGAGAGCTTGCTCTTCGGCTTGTTGCCGAAGGTGTCAATGACTCCTTGGATAAACATAGGGAAGAGATGGGAATGGTTGGCCCTTCCGGCGCAACCGAAAGGATTCTGGTATCCGTTCAATATCATTGGAATGGTTCCTTATATGTACGGAGAGGCGACCAAGTCGCAAAAAGACTGAATGGAGATTTGCTGGTCGTTTGCTTTCATGATGCCAAAAGGGCCATGTCCAAAGAAAAAACGACGTTTAAAAGATCGATAGTCAAGCTTGTGGATAAAGTAGGAGGGGAGTTTGAAGAACTGCCAATTGTCAGTCGCAGGTCCATTCCTAAAATACTGGTTGCCTACGCAACAGAGAAAAATGTGACCCGCATCGTTTTAGGTCATTCCAAACATACACGATGGGAAGAATTTTGGAAGGGTTCCATTGTCAATGATATTTTAAGAAGGACAAAAAATATTGATGTATTTTTGATGGCGGATCGAGCCGAGCATGAGGGAGAGCGTATTCTTCCTGCAAAAATGACCTCACCTATAAATGAGACGGAAATGTTTCGTCGATTGAGCAATCAAGAGGTAAAAGAACGAATCGGTGAAATTAAACGCGGCAAATTTAAAGTATATATCGGAGCTGCGCCCGGTGTTGGAAAGACCTATACCATGCTTCGTGAAGGCAATGATTTGAAAAAAAAATGCATTCAAGTCTGTATAGGTCTATTGGAGGCGCATGGGCGTAAAGAGACCTTGGCTCAAGTCAATGATTTAGAAATCATACCTCGGCAGTCTATTCATTATCAGGGCTTGGTTTTGGAAGAATTGGATACGGAAGCTATTATTCGCCGTGCACCGGATGTCGTTTTGATTGATGAACTGGCCCATACGAATGTTCCGGGGAGCAAGAATAAAAAGAGATACGAAGATGTGCTAGAGATCCTTGAAGCTGGAATTAATGTCATTACAACGGTTAACGTGCAGCACCTGGAAAGCTTGAATGACGCCGTTCATCAAATTACCGGAATAAAAGTAAGAGAAACCGTTCCAGATGACATCCTTCGCTTAGCGGACGAAGTTCAATTAATCGATGTTTCCCCTCAGGCCCTGCAGCAAAGAATGAAGGAAGGCAAAGTATATGACATGCAAAAAGTGGACCAGGCGCTAAGTAATTTTTTTAAAACAGGAAATTTGATTGCATTACGTGAGCTTGCTTTGCGTGAGATTGCCGATGACGTGGATGAACGACTGGAATCCCTGGAGCGTAAAAGCTCGCTGAGAGGTCCCTGGCGAAAAAAAGAAGTTATTTTTGTTTGTGTGAATGATACGCCTCACGCGGAAAGGCTGATACGCAGGGGATTTCGTATCGCCTATCGTTTAAAGGCTGCCTGGTATGTCAATTTTGTTCAAACGGATCCTCGTGAAAATCATGATTTGAATAAGCGTTTGGAGGTACTGAAAAAGCTGACGGTTCGTTTAGGCGGCAAATTTGAAATTCATTTTTCTGAAGGTACAAATCAAATCCCCCAGGTTCTTGCAGCTAAAGCTGAAGAAGCGGGTGCCTCTCAAATCATCGTTGGCCAGTCCAAACAATTTTTCTGGGAGGAGCTCTGGAAAGGATCTGTGGTCATTCGCTTGCTTCGACTAGTCCGGCATATGGATGTTCTGGTCGTTGCGGATTATGATCCGAATATGAACATCTAG
- a CDS encoding ABC transporter permease, translating into MSETTIQPGSVNVIKEQAASPWRDAWKGFKRNKMALLGLFIIVFFIVVAICAPLLTTYDYKAQSLMDRLQPPSGQHWFGTDDLGRDLFTRIVYGSRISLWVGLFSVSGSVVIGTMLGILAGYYGRWVDMLISRLFDILLSFPGILLAIAVVAALGPSLQNALYAIAIVNVPTFGRLVRSRVLSLKEEEFITAARALGMKDRRILLSYILPNSLAPIIVQGTLSIATAIIEAAALGFLGLGAQPPEPEWGKILSDSRQFIDTAPWTVIFPGVSIVLTVLGFNLMGDGLRDVLDPRMKQ; encoded by the coding sequence ATGTCTGAAACGACGATTCAACCGGGTTCTGTCAACGTCATAAAGGAGCAAGCCGCGAGCCCTTGGCGGGATGCGTGGAAAGGCTTCAAACGGAACAAAATGGCCTTGTTAGGGCTATTCATCATTGTATTTTTCATCGTAGTCGCTATCTGCGCCCCCCTTCTAACTACGTACGATTATAAGGCACAATCGCTAATGGACCGGCTTCAGCCGCCGTCAGGCCAGCATTGGTTCGGTACGGACGACCTCGGACGGGATTTGTTTACCCGTATTGTATACGGCTCTCGTATTTCCTTATGGGTCGGGCTTTTCTCCGTAAGCGGATCCGTCGTCATCGGAACAATGCTCGGTATTCTCGCTGGATATTACGGTCGGTGGGTGGATATGCTGATTTCGCGCCTGTTTGACATTTTGTTGTCGTTTCCCGGCATTTTGCTGGCCATTGCAGTCGTAGCAGCGCTCGGACCGTCTCTGCAAAACGCCCTTTATGCGATCGCCATAGTCAATGTGCCGACCTTCGGACGGCTTGTGCGCTCGCGGGTGCTTAGCCTCAAGGAGGAAGAATTCATCACTGCGGCACGTGCGCTCGGGATGAAGGATCGCCGCATTCTGTTAAGCTATATTCTGCCGAATAGCTTGGCGCCTATTATTGTGCAGGGTACGCTGAGTATCGCGACGGCGATCATTGAAGCGGCCGCTCTCGGTTTCCTCGGCCTTGGCGCCCAGCCGCCGGAGCCGGAATGGGGCAAGATATTGTCTGATTCTCGCCAGTTCATCGATACAGCTCCATGGACGGTTATTTTCCCAGGCGTTTCGATTGTGCTTACCGTGCTCGGGTTCAACCTGATGGGAGATGGTCTGCGCGATGTGCTGGACCCGCGTATGAAGCAATAA
- a CDS encoding ABC transporter permease, whose protein sequence is MLSYIIRRLLILIPVLLGMTIIVFSIIHAIPGDPAETILGEKASLESKAALRTELGLDKPWYVQYGTYVSKLLHGDLGQSIKSKESISKEIGPYLAATAELTAFAILIAVVIGINSGIISAWKQNSWFDYTGMFIALIGVSMPIFWLGLMEQLIFAIELKWLPTIGRMNPRDPVVGVTHLYLIDTVLAGRWDQWWEVMKRLILPGFALATIPMAIIARMTRSSMLEVLRLDYIRTARAKGLMQVLVVYKHALKNALIPIVTVIGLQTGRMLGGAVLTETIFAWPGVGRYIFEAISSRDYPVIQSGILVIAFIFVIINLLVDILYAAIDPRISYK, encoded by the coding sequence GTGTTATCTTACATCATCAGACGACTACTGATCCTCATACCCGTACTGCTCGGCATGACGATTATCGTGTTTTCCATCATTCATGCGATACCAGGGGATCCGGCAGAAACTATCCTTGGGGAAAAGGCAAGTCTGGAGTCGAAAGCCGCGTTGCGTACTGAGCTTGGGTTGGACAAACCTTGGTACGTACAGTACGGGACTTATGTATCAAAACTCCTTCATGGCGATCTTGGCCAATCCATCAAGTCAAAAGAATCGATTTCAAAGGAAATCGGCCCATATCTGGCCGCTACTGCGGAATTGACCGCGTTTGCCATATTGATTGCTGTCGTAATCGGGATTAATTCCGGCATCATAAGCGCCTGGAAACAAAACTCATGGTTTGATTATACGGGTATGTTCATTGCTCTGATCGGGGTATCGATGCCGATTTTCTGGCTTGGCCTGATGGAGCAGCTCATATTCGCCATAGAGCTTAAGTGGCTGCCCACCATCGGGAGAATGAACCCCCGCGATCCGGTGGTCGGCGTAACGCATTTATATTTGATCGATACGGTGTTAGCCGGCCGTTGGGATCAATGGTGGGAAGTCATGAAGCGCTTGATTTTGCCCGGATTCGCGCTGGCCACGATCCCCATGGCGATCATCGCCCGCATGACCCGTTCAAGCATGCTTGAAGTACTGCGTTTGGATTATATCCGGACAGCAAGGGCGAAAGGGCTCATGCAAGTATTGGTCGTATATAAACATGCGCTGAAAAACGCATTGATCCCCATCGTTACAGTCATCGGTCTGCAGACCGGCCGTATGCTCGGCGGCGCAGTGCTGACTGAAACCATCTTTGCATGGCCTGGCGTTGGACGCTACATTTTCGAAGCGATCAGCTCACGGGACTATCCGGTCATTCAATCGGGCATTCTGGTGATTGCCTTCATCTTCGTCATCATCAACCTGCTGGTGGATATCCTGTACGCGGCCATTGACCCGCGCATCAGCTACAAATAG
- a CDS encoding ABC transporter substrate-binding protein yields MKKWTHHLLAATLISVLALTGCSKSEPAAAPKSSSSAKETPKAESKKVQDTLIVGRGGDSANLDPSIVTDGESLKIAHNVFDTLLDFKEGTTEVTAGLAESWEASPDGLKYTFKLRKGVKFHDGTDFNADAVVFNFKRWNDPQSPYKFQGDSFDYYKTMFGPEDKRVIKDVKAVDPNTVEFTLNIPQAPFLQNIAMPTFSIASPKAIQEKKEKFKSEPVGTGPFVFKEWKRNDSITLEKNPNYWQQGFPKLNKVIVRVIPDNSARYNALANGELDLIEGVNPDDLKKLEGNKDLQKIIRPSFNVGYVGFNINKKPFDNPKVRLALNYAVNKKALISAFYGGLAEPATNPMPPSILGYNKDVKDYPYDLEKAKQLLAEAGYANGIPNELTFYAMPVARPYMPDGKKIAEALQAEFAKIGVKTKIESPDWATYIDDTKKGQKDDLFMLGWTGDNGDPDNFLYALLDKSNIGLNNRTFYVNEELHTLLVGAQTEIDKNKRADAYKKAQEIIKKDVPWIPLVHSTPLLAAKANLTGYVPSPTSSEAYSNVYFK; encoded by the coding sequence ATGAAGAAATGGACACACCACCTGCTTGCAGCGACACTGATTTCTGTGCTTGCTTTGACAGGTTGCAGCAAAAGTGAACCAGCAGCCGCACCTAAGAGTTCCAGCAGCGCGAAAGAAACGCCAAAAGCAGAATCCAAGAAGGTACAAGACACCCTGATCGTGGGACGGGGCGGTGACTCGGCCAACCTCGACCCATCCATTGTGACCGACGGAGAATCGCTCAAGATTGCTCACAACGTGTTCGACACACTGCTCGACTTCAAAGAAGGTACGACAGAGGTAACAGCAGGTCTCGCCGAGAGCTGGGAAGCATCCCCGGACGGCTTGAAGTACACATTCAAACTGCGTAAAGGCGTCAAATTCCACGACGGCACCGATTTTAACGCAGACGCAGTCGTCTTCAACTTTAAACGTTGGAACGATCCACAAAGCCCTTATAAATTCCAAGGTGATTCGTTCGATTACTATAAGACCATGTTCGGTCCGGAAGACAAGCGGGTAATCAAGGATGTAAAAGCCGTCGACCCGAATACAGTCGAGTTTACCTTGAACATACCGCAGGCGCCGTTCCTGCAAAACATCGCCATGCCGACCTTCAGTATCGCAAGCCCGAAGGCGATACAGGAGAAGAAAGAGAAATTTAAGTCCGAGCCCGTCGGCACAGGACCGTTCGTCTTCAAAGAGTGGAAACGCAACGACTCCATCACATTGGAGAAAAACCCGAATTACTGGCAGCAAGGATTTCCAAAGCTGAATAAAGTCATCGTCCGCGTCATTCCTGACAACTCCGCACGTTACAACGCGCTGGCTAACGGAGAGCTTGACCTGATCGAAGGCGTGAACCCGGACGATCTGAAGAAGCTTGAAGGCAACAAAGATTTGCAAAAAATCATCCGTCCGTCGTTTAACGTCGGCTATGTTGGATTCAACATAAACAAGAAACCGTTCGACAATCCAAAGGTACGTCTAGCCTTGAACTATGCAGTCAACAAGAAAGCGCTCATCTCAGCCTTCTATGGCGGTCTTGCTGAACCGGCGACCAACCCTATGCCTCCGAGCATCCTTGGCTACAACAAAGACGTGAAGGACTACCCGTACGACCTGGAAAAAGCGAAGCAATTGCTTGCGGAAGCCGGATACGCAAACGGCATTCCGAATGAATTGACATTCTATGCCATGCCTGTCGCTCGTCCTTACATGCCGGACGGCAAGAAAATCGCAGAAGCGCTGCAGGCCGAGTTCGCCAAAATCGGCGTGAAGACGAAAATCGAGTCTCCTGACTGGGCGACCTACATTGATGACACGAAAAAAGGCCAGAAAGACGATCTGTTCATGCTCGGTTGGACTGGAGACAATGGTGACCCGGATAACTTCCTGTACGCTCTGCTCGACAAGAGCAACATCGGCCTCAACAACCGCACATTTTATGTGAACGAAGAGCTGCATACCCTGCTCGTCGGCGCGCAAACCGAAATCGACAAGAACAAGCGCGCTGATGCGTATAAGAAAGCACAGGAAATCATCAAGAAGGATGTGCCTTGGATTCCCCTCGTGCACTCTACACCGTTGTTAGCCGCCAAAGCGAATCTTACGGGATATGTTCCTTCTCCGACAAGCTCAGAGGCTTACTCGAATGTTTATTTCAAGTAA
- a CDS encoding dipeptide ABC transporter ATP-binding protein: MSDTLLQVEGLKKYFPIRNGVFGRIQGHVKAVDDITFSVGRGETFGLVGESGCGKSTTGRTLLRLQEPTEGRVVFDGQDITKLSQQEMRKWRRDMQIVFQDPFASLNPRHNVKRILEEPLLVHGMGNARERNARIRQLMDVVGLTQSYLHRYPHQFSGGQRQRIGIARALALNPKLIVADEPVSALDVSIQSQVINLMQDLQKEFQLTYIFIAHDLSVVKHICDRVAVMYLGRIVELGNKEQLYRDPKHPYTQALLSAVPIPDPDVKRDRIILQGDVPSPSNAPIGCAFHTRCPKAMDVCRSSRPQLMDMGAGHLTACHLYSAQP; this comes from the coding sequence GTGAGCGACACACTTTTGCAAGTGGAAGGCTTAAAGAAATATTTCCCGATTCGCAATGGTGTTTTCGGCCGGATTCAGGGCCATGTCAAAGCTGTCGATGACATAACCTTTTCCGTCGGCCGCGGGGAGACGTTCGGGCTCGTCGGCGAGAGCGGCTGCGGCAAATCGACGACGGGACGGACGCTGCTTCGGCTGCAGGAACCAACGGAGGGAAGGGTCGTGTTTGACGGCCAGGACATCACGAAGCTATCGCAGCAGGAAATGCGCAAGTGGCGCCGGGATATGCAGATTGTGTTTCAGGATCCGTTTGCTTCACTCAATCCGCGCCACAACGTCAAGCGGATTCTCGAAGAGCCGCTGCTTGTGCACGGCATGGGCAATGCAAGAGAACGAAATGCCCGGATTCGCCAACTGATGGACGTCGTCGGTCTGACACAGTCGTATCTGCACCGGTATCCGCACCAATTTTCAGGCGGACAACGACAGCGGATCGGGATCGCCAGAGCACTCGCGCTGAATCCGAAGCTGATCGTGGCTGACGAGCCGGTATCGGCGCTTGACGTATCCATCCAGTCCCAAGTGATCAATCTCATGCAAGATTTGCAAAAGGAATTTCAATTGACCTATATTTTCATCGCCCACGACTTGAGTGTGGTCAAGCATATATGTGATCGAGTAGCCGTCATGTATCTCGGACGGATCGTTGAGCTGGGCAATAAGGAGCAGTTGTACCGCGACCCGAAGCACCCGTACACGCAAGCGCTGCTATCTGCGGTACCTATACCGGATCCGGATGTGAAGCGGGATCGCATCATCCTGCAAGGCGATGTGCCGAGCCCTTCCAACGCGCCGATCGGCTGCGCGTTTCATACCCGCTGCCCGAAGGCGATGGATGTCTGCCGATCGTCCCGTCCGCAGCTGATGGATATGGGAGCAGGGCATCTGACCGCCTGCCATCTGTACTCAGCCCAGCCGTAA
- a CDS encoding ABC transporter ATP-binding protein: protein MNTERILDIQGLRTHFFTDRGEIPAVDGIDLYVGKGEVLAVVGESGCGKSVTSLSVLKLVPQPPGKIIDGSILFKGDDLVPYSESRMRAIRGDAIAMIFQEPMTSLNPVFTIGQQMIETIRLHLRISKKGAKLRAVDMLKLVGIPRAEAIVNEYPHQLSGGMRQRVMIAMAISCDPELLIADEPTTALDVTIQAQILDLIRRLNKELGTAVMLITHDLGVVAEMCDRVVVMYAGKVIEEGDTRAIFHNPQHPYTKGLILSIPRMDDTRERLYSIPGNVPTLSKDMVGCRFAPRCEYVMDRCRVELPELEEIEPGHKCRCWLQQEEGKPL, encoded by the coding sequence ATGAACACCGAGCGTATACTGGATATTCAGGGCCTCCGCACCCATTTCTTTACCGATCGCGGAGAAATACCGGCCGTTGACGGTATTGACCTCTATGTCGGCAAGGGTGAAGTGCTTGCTGTTGTCGGAGAATCCGGCTGCGGCAAGAGCGTCACCTCACTCTCTGTGTTAAAGTTGGTTCCACAACCGCCGGGCAAAATCATCGACGGCTCAATCCTTTTCAAGGGCGACGATCTTGTCCCCTACAGTGAAAGCAGGATGAGAGCCATCCGCGGTGATGCGATCGCCATGATTTTCCAGGAACCTATGACATCCTTAAATCCCGTCTTTACGATTGGTCAGCAGATGATCGAAACGATCCGCCTGCACCTCAGAATCAGCAAGAAGGGAGCGAAGCTTCGCGCTGTCGATATGTTGAAGCTCGTTGGCATTCCTCGTGCGGAAGCGATCGTGAACGAATATCCGCATCAATTATCCGGAGGCATGCGTCAACGGGTCATGATCGCAATGGCGATCTCGTGCGACCCTGAGCTGCTCATTGCCGATGAACCGACGACAGCCCTTGACGTGACGATCCAGGCACAAATACTCGATCTGATCCGCAGGCTGAATAAGGAACTCGGTACCGCTGTCATGTTGATCACCCACGACCTTGGCGTCGTGGCAGAAATGTGCGACCGGGTGGTGGTCATGTACGCCGGCAAGGTGATTGAGGAAGGCGATACGCGAGCAATTTTCCATAACCCGCAGCATCCATACACCAAGGGCTTGATCCTTTCGATTCCCCGGATGGATGACACACGGGAGCGGCTGTATTCGATTCCTGGTAACGTACCGACGCTTAGCAAGGACATGGTCGGCTGCCGGTTTGCCCCACGCTGTGAATATGTGATGGATCGTTGCCGTGTGGAACTGCCTGAGCTTGAGGAAATCGAACCCGGACACAAGTGCCGTTGTTGGCTGCAGCAAGAGGAGGGAAAACCGTTGTGA
- a CDS encoding gamma-glutamyl-gamma-aminobutyrate hydrolase family protein → MKALIGVTGYYMNKHDAAKLGVYGSFDRDFGVASYDYTRSVERAGGIPVVLPVTETSLLDSLLDRLDGLLLTGGTDINPLYYGEAPTSSLGKIEEERDAFELEIANRALARDMPIFGICRGLQLLNVAMGGSLYQDLQQSLGQDVFHAHIQFRKWQATHEVALEMGSRLHLLAGRDRLAVNSLHHQAIHRLADGLMITARADDGVVEAVEATSHTAVFAVQWHPEMMAERDRTQQLLFDHFVSSATR, encoded by the coding sequence ATGAAAGCGCTTATCGGTGTGACCGGCTATTACATGAATAAACATGATGCGGCAAAGCTTGGGGTTTACGGGTCATTCGACCGCGATTTTGGAGTGGCTTCCTATGACTATACGCGCTCTGTGGAGCGGGCAGGCGGGATTCCGGTCGTGCTGCCTGTTACGGAAACAAGCTTGCTCGATTCGCTGCTAGATCGTTTGGACGGTCTGCTGCTAACAGGCGGTACGGACATCAATCCTTTGTATTACGGCGAAGCGCCGACATCTTCTCTCGGCAAAATAGAGGAGGAACGGGACGCGTTTGAGCTGGAGATTGCCAATCGTGCGCTTGCCAGGGATATGCCGATATTCGGCATATGCAGAGGATTGCAGCTGCTCAATGTGGCTATGGGCGGCAGCCTCTATCAGGACTTGCAGCAGTCGCTCGGACAGGATGTGTTTCATGCCCATATTCAATTCCGCAAATGGCAGGCCACGCACGAGGTCGCTCTCGAAATGGGGAGCAGGCTGCATCTGCTGGCAGGAAGAGACAGATTGGCGGTCAATTCGCTTCACCACCAGGCCATTCATCGTTTGGCAGATGGTTTGATGATCACGGCACGTGCGGATGATGGAGTTGTGGAAGCCGTCGAAGCGACGTCGCATACTGCCGTTTTCGCGGTCCAATGGCACCCGGAGATGATGGCGGAACGAGACCGGACTCAGCAACTGTTGTTCGATCATTTCGTGAGCAGTGCAACTCGGTGA
- a CDS encoding DinB family protein, whose amino-acid sequence MNFSKKDVLLDQLAACHNDLSWFPTFLDSVQGLTAEQAVWRKDDSSHSIWQLVNHLTYWNQKWMSYFINNEVFAGIGTDNKSTFVIKEEINEESWRAAVNKLDAAYIEFRNVLADSPDSKLDTLIPNYPGDCPWWGAISNLCTHNAYHIGQIVFIRKQQGWHIE is encoded by the coding sequence ATGAATTTTTCCAAGAAAGATGTACTGTTAGATCAGCTTGCCGCTTGCCATAATGACCTGAGCTGGTTTCCTACGTTTCTTGACTCGGTACAGGGACTGACAGCGGAGCAGGCCGTCTGGCGTAAGGATGATTCAAGTCATTCTATTTGGCAGCTTGTAAACCACCTGACTTATTGGAATCAAAAATGGATGAGCTACTTTATCAACAATGAAGTTTTTGCAGGAATTGGTACTGATAACAAGAGTACGTTTGTCATAAAGGAAGAAATAAATGAAGAAAGCTGGAGAGCTGCGGTAAATAAACTGGATGCAGCCTACATCGAATTCCGTAATGTGCTTGCTGACTCCCCTGATTCGAAGCTTGATACTCTCATACCCAATTATCCAGGTGATTGCCCATGGTGGGGCGCCATCTCTAATCTCTGTACTCATAATGCGTATCATATCGGTCAGATCGTATTTATTCGCAAACAACAAGGTTGGCACATCGAGTAG